A region from the Rosa rugosa chromosome 6, drRosRugo1.1, whole genome shotgun sequence genome encodes:
- the LOC133718112 gene encoding protein LIM1: MRHTRSSKVLATFVLMLVMTGLVVHGQSTTCTVTFFSSLIQLIPCRPAVVPFSPIPPSEACCTALRTLGQSCLCVLVNGPPISGVDRNLAIQLPEKCNANFEPCN, from the coding sequence ATGAGGCACACTAGAAGCTCTAAGGTTCTTGCAACTTTTGTGCTTATGTTAGTGATGACAGGTTTGGTGGTGCATGGTCAAAGCACTACTTGTACTGTTACCTTCTTTTCATCACTAATTCAGCTAATACCTTGTAGACCAGCAGTGGTTCCTTTTAGCCCCATCCCACCAAGTGAGGCTTGCTGCACTGCACTTAGAACTTTAGGCCAGTCTTGCCTTTGTGTGCTTGTCAATGGCCCTCCGATCTCTGGCGTTGATCGCAACTTGGCAATTCAGCTCCCGGAGAAGTGCAATGCCAACTTTGAACCATGTAACTGA